A stretch of Candidatus Vicinibacter affinis DNA encodes these proteins:
- a CDS encoding CPBP family intramembrane metalloprotease codes for MDSLHKNTFKNLLSLLVLVFLGFMLFQFLLLVLELIKGQSYETLTENPQIIIDSYQGKDLLILQMLSHVFALILPALALSLWKREVGHSLSPSSPTIANLWLSLFFFFACIPLVTLSAHLNQLIPLPDWMSQTEDKLSDLIKRMLSMNSMSDLLVAIIVIGVVPAIGEEWIFRGIIQSQLRRIFPSSWVHILLSALIFSAIHLQFEGFLPRFLLGAILGFVYRITGHLLYPMLLHFIFNSSQVMTVYFLGPEAIDQLDKPSGSGIMIWIYGIGSAILATFIGSRMIQSQNQNTYA; via the coding sequence TCAATTCTTATTACTGGTACTTGAACTTATAAAAGGGCAATCTTACGAGACTTTGACTGAAAATCCTCAAATTATAATTGACAGTTATCAGGGGAAAGATCTGCTAATTCTCCAAATGCTGAGTCATGTATTTGCTCTTATACTACCAGCACTTGCCTTAAGTTTATGGAAAAGAGAGGTAGGCCATTCACTCAGCCCATCTTCTCCAACGATTGCAAATCTATGGTTGAGTTTATTTTTTTTCTTTGCTTGCATTCCATTAGTAACCTTATCAGCGCATCTAAATCAACTTATTCCATTACCGGATTGGATGAGCCAGACAGAAGACAAATTAAGTGATTTGATAAAAAGAATGCTTTCAATGAATTCAATGTCTGATCTACTGGTAGCAATCATTGTAATTGGTGTTGTTCCGGCAATTGGAGAGGAGTGGATCTTCAGAGGAATTATCCAATCCCAGCTTAGAAGAATATTCCCTAGTTCCTGGGTACATATTTTACTCAGCGCATTGATTTTTTCAGCCATTCACTTACAATTTGAAGGATTTTTACCCCGATTCTTATTGGGAGCAATTCTTGGCTTCGTTTATCGGATTACCGGTCATTTATTATACCCAATGCTCCTACACTTTATATTTAATTCAAGCCAGGTTATGACGGTCTATTTTCTTGGGCCGGAGGCAATAGACCAATTGGACAAGCCTTCAGGTTCGGGAATTATGATTTGGATCTATGGTATTGGTTCAGCTATTCTTGCAACATTTATTGGATCTCGAATGATCCAATCACAAAACCAAAACACCTATGCTTAA
- a CDS encoding phosphatidate cytidylyltransferase codes for MLKRSITGLIFGVLVISSLLYNFWSAAILLLIILFFSLREWNLHFNKSSNPIKTSLLIFSLSIFCGIAFFLTMIPELGYFAFWISGISIFYIFLILYLVFWKKESSLSWTTPSSGFMYVVLPLIAAMLYLSKDYNNSKYWILGFIIMNWSNDTFAYFTGKIFGKTPLAPSISPNKTWEGSAGGLIGCVLAAFLCNHFLFHSGFEFWKIILLGVLICVTGSFGDLFESSLKRAVGIKDSGNILPGHGGFMDRFDSFFFIIPTGIFLVGLLTHLK; via the coding sequence ATGCTTAAAAGAAGTATTACCGGATTAATATTTGGAGTTTTAGTTATTTCCTCTTTGCTATATAACTTTTGGAGTGCAGCTATTTTACTGCTGATAATACTTTTTTTTAGCTTACGTGAATGGAACCTCCACTTTAATAAAAGTTCAAATCCTATAAAAACAAGCTTGCTAATTTTCTCATTGTCTATATTTTGTGGAATTGCATTTTTTTTAACCATGATTCCGGAATTAGGATATTTTGCTTTTTGGATTTCCGGAATTTCAATTTTCTATATTTTCCTAATTCTTTATTTGGTCTTCTGGAAAAAAGAATCATCCTTATCTTGGACAACACCCTCAAGTGGTTTTATGTATGTGGTATTACCCTTAATTGCTGCAATGTTGTATTTAAGTAAGGATTATAACAATTCTAAATATTGGATTCTTGGATTCATCATTATGAACTGGAGTAATGATACTTTTGCTTATTTCACGGGAAAGATTTTTGGCAAAACACCTTTAGCGCCTTCCATTTCACCAAATAAAACCTGGGAAGGATCTGCCGGTGGATTGATTGGTTGTGTACTGGCTGCATTTTTATGCAATCATTTCCTGTTTCATTCAGGTTTTGAATTTTGGAAAATCATATTATTGGGTGTTTTGATTTGCGTAACGGGTTCTTTTGGAGACTTATTCGAGTCTTCACTTAAACGCGCTGTAGGAATAAAAGACAGCGGCAATATTTTACCAGGGCATGGTGGATTTATGGATCGCTTTGACAGTTTCTTTTTCATCATTCCAACTGGGATATTTCTTGTAGGTTTGCTTACTCATTTAAAATAA
- a CDS encoding phosphatidylserine decarboxylase family protein: MYIHKEGFNWIIGTLIFYIVLIFCLNYFSSILLWPVAIVFGILFLLIVNFFRNPERIIKVKNNALVYAPADGKVVVIEETFEGEYFKDQRKQISVFMNPLNVHVNRYPIGGVVSYSKYHKGKYLVAWHPKSSTENERTTVVIKRADGTEILMRQIAGALAKRICNYAKEGDQAEQGGDMGFIKFGSRVDLYLPLNSKILVDINQKVEGNLDILAEIIG, from the coding sequence ATGTACATTCATAAGGAAGGATTTAATTGGATTATTGGCACACTCATTTTTTATATTGTATTAATCTTTTGCCTCAATTATTTTTCCAGTATTTTGTTGTGGCCGGTAGCCATTGTATTTGGGATTTTATTTTTACTTATTGTCAATTTCTTCAGAAACCCTGAACGGATTATTAAAGTAAAAAACAATGCGCTTGTTTATGCCCCTGCTGACGGGAAAGTAGTTGTGATTGAAGAGACTTTTGAAGGAGAATATTTTAAAGATCAACGAAAACAGATTTCTGTATTTATGAACCCTTTGAATGTCCATGTCAATCGCTATCCTATTGGAGGTGTTGTGAGTTATTCAAAATATCATAAAGGAAAGTACCTTGTAGCATGGCATCCTAAGTCATCTACTGAGAATGAAAGGACCACCGTAGTAATTAAACGAGCAGATGGTACAGAAATCCTAATGAGGCAAATTGCAGGAGCCTTGGCTAAAAGAATATGCAACTATGCGAAAGAAGGAGATCAGGCAGAACAAGGGGGAGATATGGGATTTATAAAATTTGGATCAAGAGTTGATTTGTACTTACCTCTGAATTCCAAAATCTTAGTTGATATAAACCAAAAAGTAGAAGGAAATCTGGATATTCTTGCAGAAATTATTGGGTAA
- a CDS encoding T9SS type A sorting domain-containing protein produces the protein MPKALPIVFALFFSAGQLLLGQGVYKHIKELKNSDHSEIISWCYLPSVLDSSAHGQLSLIKIGSSYEVFYDPELNFIGNDTVVIEYSDGPGQGAKKQWKSYIYTYVNSYLEVRPDFYTVYKNQSNIDIQPMGNDSTSIPGNNRIVVSGISSTKFLTSCTQLNDSVIRFTPTADYTGPATIVHKVCDTFGLCESNTIFISVIDTNQLPVIDTLSLGTPEDQAVQKSLPKDGFSINQNPKNGSVKIDGASFIYKPFNNFNGKDTFNLINGNLSRKVFMRVYPMAEPNSILVPDVVYTPVNKEITFNVALNDVQSIVSKFSILKDKDPTRGTLTKLDNIGNFKYIPETDYKGVQSFTYKVCPQSCETAEVRLFIGDYEPQTLNTYQIATPRNTPILLNYQVPVNAYNFSSSSDSVKFYPGWDTVSINYNNSCQSLVIGYNSLIYYPKLNDVSPDNFTIDYCINGTNRCVTADFDVDVYYEAKNCPKQCVGDCVWPGDVDQSGCVDMKDLLHIGYELGQSGPVRSYQGSTFRSYSGNNWGKELVGRSIDIKNADTNGDGKVSASDTVAISSSYHKTHSLISKEVFSKGDFPFLLENLTGQVDSGDWMMIEVQLGEDANPAINLAGYSYVLNYNKDVVNESSLYVDFYNDGWFASSCNTLNMFKKPFDGRLESGFVRANGKKVSGHGGTEVLVFIVEDNIDPFRDDDGIIEVPFYFQEIIIQDGEGNLKQLEDRTLVLKIDKRKNKEVVLDPAQLLVFPNPASDHLIMHLNGKNGMVSYSVISMDGKEMFKKSAIDPKHELIDLSGLANGLYLIKTETLLGPITKKILVQN, from the coding sequence ATGCCAAAAGCCTTGCCTATTGTATTTGCACTGTTCTTTTCAGCGGGGCAATTGCTATTGGGTCAAGGCGTGTACAAGCACATCAAAGAACTTAAAAATTCAGATCATTCAGAAATTATTTCTTGGTGTTATTTACCTTCTGTATTGGATTCCTCAGCACATGGGCAGCTGAGTTTGATTAAGATAGGTTCTTCTTACGAAGTGTTTTATGATCCTGAATTGAATTTTATCGGCAATGATACGGTGGTGATTGAGTATTCAGATGGTCCTGGACAAGGGGCTAAGAAGCAGTGGAAATCATACATTTATACCTACGTAAACTCTTATCTTGAGGTCAGGCCTGATTTTTATACAGTTTATAAGAATCAGTCCAATATTGACATTCAGCCAATGGGGAATGATTCTACCAGCATACCGGGAAATAACAGAATTGTGGTGTCAGGAATTTCGAGTACTAAATTTTTGACTTCCTGTACTCAACTGAATGATTCAGTGATTCGGTTTACACCTACAGCAGATTATACCGGCCCCGCTACAATAGTTCATAAAGTATGCGATACTTTTGGCTTATGTGAAAGCAATACGATATTCATATCCGTCATTGATACCAATCAATTGCCAGTTATAGATACGCTTTCATTGGGAACACCTGAAGATCAGGCTGTACAGAAGTCTTTGCCAAAAGACGGTTTTAGTATAAATCAAAACCCGAAAAATGGGTCTGTTAAAATTGATGGGGCATCCTTCATTTATAAGCCTTTTAATAATTTCAATGGAAAGGATACCTTTAATTTAATAAATGGGAATCTCAGCCGTAAAGTATTTATGCGTGTATACCCAATGGCTGAGCCCAATAGTATACTTGTTCCGGATGTTGTTTATACCCCAGTAAACAAAGAGATTACATTTAATGTCGCCTTAAACGATGTGCAGAGCATTGTCTCTAAATTTTCAATTCTTAAAGATAAAGACCCTACGAGAGGAACCTTGACCAAATTGGATAATATAGGTAATTTCAAATACATTCCTGAAACAGATTATAAAGGTGTTCAAAGCTTTACCTACAAGGTTTGCCCTCAAAGCTGTGAGACTGCTGAAGTGCGCCTTTTTATAGGTGATTATGAGCCTCAGACTTTAAATACCTATCAGATCGCTACTCCACGAAACACGCCTATATTGTTGAATTACCAGGTTCCAGTAAACGCCTATAATTTTTCTTCCAGTTCAGATTCAGTTAAATTTTATCCGGGATGGGATACTGTCAGCATAAACTATAACAATAGTTGTCAAAGTCTGGTAATTGGTTATAACAGTCTCATTTATTACCCAAAACTGAATGACGTATCTCCTGATAATTTTACAATAGATTATTGTATTAATGGTACCAATCGATGTGTAACGGCGGATTTTGATGTGGATGTTTATTACGAGGCGAAAAATTGTCCTAAACAGTGTGTTGGTGATTGTGTGTGGCCTGGTGATGTGGATCAAAGCGGATGTGTTGATATGAAGGATTTACTGCACATCGGTTATGAATTGGGTCAATCTGGTCCGGTAAGGTCCTATCAGGGTTCCACTTTTCGTTCCTACAGTGGTAATAATTGGGGCAAGGAACTTGTAGGACGGTCCATTGACATCAAAAATGCCGACACCAATGGTGATGGTAAAGTTTCAGCTTCGGATACTGTGGCTATATCAAGTTCTTATCATAAGACCCACTCATTAATCTCTAAAGAAGTCTTTTCTAAAGGTGATTTTCCTTTTCTATTAGAAAATCTTACCGGTCAGGTAGATTCTGGAGATTGGATGATGATTGAAGTTCAATTGGGTGAAGATGCAAACCCCGCAATAAACTTAGCTGGTTATTCCTATGTGTTAAACTACAATAAAGATGTGGTAAACGAATCATCTTTATATGTTGACTTTTACAATGATGGATGGTTTGCTTCTTCCTGTAACACGCTCAATATGTTTAAAAAGCCTTTTGATGGCAGGCTTGAAAGTGGATTTGTTAGGGCAAATGGTAAAAAAGTCAGTGGGCATGGTGGAACGGAAGTTCTTGTTTTTATTGTGGAAGACAATATTGATCCCTTCCGTGATGATGATGGAATTATTGAAGTTCCTTTCTACTTCCAGGAAATTATCATTCAGGATGGAGAAGGAAATTTGAAGCAATTAGAGGATAGAACCCTGGTTCTTAAAATTGACAAAAGAAAAAATAAAGAAGTTGTATTGGATCCAGCCCAGTTACTGGTATTTCCAAATCCCGCTTCTGACCATCTTATTATGCATCTCAATGGAAAGAATGGCATGGTTTCTTACAGCGTAATTAGTATGGATGGAAAGGAAATGTTCAAAAAATCTGCAATTGACCCTAAGCACGAGTTGATTGATTTGTCAGGGTTGGCAAATGGTTTGTATTTAATTAAAACTGAAACATTACTTGGGCCAATTACTAAAAAAATACTTGTTCAAAATTAA
- a CDS encoding acyl-CoA thioesterase translates to MQLLHPESRVRVRFKDCDPLGHLYNTRFLEYMLEAREDHVIDYYDLNLEEYANVKGLAWVVVGHQISYFREAKRNEFVKIRSAMIYYDQKTVLNEYQMWDDELTEIKSLMWTRFLHIDLRTKKVSPHGEDMMHKLAGINMKIDQLDFEERAKYLRTSHLSK, encoded by the coding sequence ATGCAATTACTCCATCCGGAAAGTCGCGTACGCGTGCGCTTCAAAGATTGTGATCCACTAGGTCATTTGTACAATACGCGCTTCCTTGAATACATGTTGGAGGCACGTGAAGACCATGTGATAGATTATTACGACCTAAACCTCGAGGAATACGCCAATGTTAAGGGATTAGCATGGGTAGTAGTGGGTCATCAAATTTCCTATTTTAGAGAAGCCAAAAGGAATGAGTTTGTCAAAATTCGTTCTGCCATGATTTATTATGATCAAAAAACGGTACTGAATGAATATCAAATGTGGGATGATGAATTAACCGAAATTAAATCACTGATGTGGACCCGATTTCTTCACATTGACCTCAGGACTAAAAAGGTGAGTCCTCATGGTGAAGATATGATGCATAAATTAGCAGGCATCAATATGAAAATAGACCAATTGGATTTTGAAGAAAGGGCAAAATATTTGCGCACTTCGCACTTATCAAAGTAA
- the lpdA gene encoding dihydrolipoyl dehydrogenase — protein sequence MKFDVLVIGSGPGGYVAAIRAAQLGKNVGIVERESLGGICLNWGCIPTKALLKSAQVFEYINHASDYGIKIAEATADFGQIVKRSRGVAEGMSKGIQFLMKKNKITVIMGNAKLTKNKEVEVKDETGKITSYSADHIILATGGRAKQLPNLPIDGTHVIEYRKAMSLDSLPKKMVVVGAGAIGVEFAYFYKSLGTDVTIVEFMEQGLVPREDADISKELGKIFKKKGIQVLANTSVEKIEKNKAGVSVYAKDRKDGKEQILDCDIVLSAAGVTPNIENIGLEEAGVLIEKGMVKVDAFYRTNVPGIYAIGDIVPGPALAHVASAEGITCVEAICGHHPEPIDYNNIPGCTYCSPEIASVGHTEATALAAGYEIRIGKFPFSASGKASAAGAKDGFVKVIFDKKYGEFLGAHMIGMNVTEMIAEVVVARKLETTGHEIIKSIHPHPTMSEAVMEAAAAAYGEVIHL from the coding sequence ATGAAATTTGATGTATTGGTAATTGGCTCAGGACCAGGAGGATATGTTGCTGCAATAAGGGCTGCACAATTGGGAAAAAATGTTGGAATTGTGGAACGCGAGTCGCTTGGTGGAATTTGTCTAAACTGGGGTTGTATTCCTACTAAAGCGCTTTTAAAATCTGCTCAAGTGTTTGAATACATCAATCATGCTTCCGATTATGGAATTAAAATCGCCGAGGCAACAGCAGATTTTGGCCAAATCGTTAAGCGAAGTAGAGGAGTTGCTGAAGGTATGAGTAAGGGTATTCAATTTCTGATGAAAAAAAATAAGATTACGGTCATCATGGGAAATGCCAAACTCACTAAAAATAAAGAGGTAGAAGTAAAAGACGAGACCGGTAAAATTACTTCTTACTCCGCTGATCACATCATTTTGGCGACTGGAGGACGTGCAAAACAATTGCCAAACCTTCCAATTGATGGCACTCATGTAATTGAATATCGGAAAGCCATGAGTCTAGATTCTTTACCTAAAAAAATGGTTGTAGTTGGGGCTGGTGCAATAGGGGTAGAATTTGCTTATTTCTATAAAAGCCTAGGAACAGATGTGACCATCGTTGAATTTATGGAACAGGGGCTGGTTCCTCGAGAGGATGCAGATATCAGCAAGGAACTTGGCAAAATATTTAAGAAGAAAGGGATTCAGGTTTTAGCCAATACTTCTGTTGAAAAAATTGAAAAAAACAAGGCAGGTGTTAGCGTTTACGCAAAAGATCGGAAGGACGGGAAAGAGCAAATTCTTGATTGTGACATCGTGTTGTCTGCGGCTGGAGTTACTCCCAACATAGAAAACATTGGATTGGAGGAAGCTGGTGTTTTGATTGAAAAGGGAATGGTTAAAGTAGATGCTTTCTATCGCACAAATGTTCCAGGGATCTATGCCATAGGGGATATTGTCCCTGGTCCTGCGCTTGCGCATGTTGCCAGCGCAGAAGGCATCACATGTGTCGAAGCCATTTGTGGACACCACCCTGAGCCTATTGACTATAACAACATTCCTGGATGCACCTACTGTTCTCCTGAAATTGCATCTGTTGGCCACACAGAAGCTACTGCCCTTGCGGCAGGGTATGAAATTAGAATTGGCAAATTCCCTTTTTCTGCCTCAGGTAAGGCCAGTGCAGCAGGTGCTAAGGATGGTTTCGTAAAAGTAATTTTTGACAAAAAGTATGGGGAATTTCTAGGGGCACACATGATAGGAATGAATGTTACTGAAATGATCGCCGAGGTAGTAGTTGCCAGAAAGCTAGAGACCACCGGGCATGAAATTATTAAATCAATTCATCCCCACCCTACCATGTCAGAAGCTGTTATGGAAGCCGCCGCTGCAGCGTATGGAGAAGTGATCCATCTATAA
- a CDS encoding gliding motility-associated C-terminal domain-containing protein: MLFSFFYYSIFSIFLTSQGQFLIPEICDNALDDDGDGLIDLNDPDCKCYGIVDTIFIPSSLIPNPSFEDYINCPDTVAQLDRCRSWIQASSATSDYYHTCGFTSDVVRGKPPQPLPAGNGYVGFLDIQDFAGRGRYKEYVGACLTTPMLPGKEYTLSFWIGFGTPGTQALGNVFVGPRRTFNMGIFASSDCTNLPFGGPFGNWLCPTAYPGWFEMTRVSLTGRNAWIKTTVKLRPSVKVETLVLGPACAATDGTYYYWLDELILEESTKFDSLYFAISGNPCSDTVILKSNSVKLPKITHQWYKDGVAIPGANEVDLAIPKGEEGRYLLRAFDGKDCELSNYYDYEVDTSFTFLDSTICAGNSVKVAAYEFDTNGVYKVVLPNYRGCDSIIELNLKVNNTAYGKLDTAICIGSYLEIQGERYDQSGSYGIPLISHNLCDSVLVLNLKVVNQFNATLDTLICEGEGVLIDGVNYNKEGNYQIKLLSVSGCDSLIDLNIRIKTLKFTNVNYQICSGDSLTVNNEVIKMTGLYQYVFDSYLGCDSIVNISVVVNSNSYWKIDTNLCSGELIRIGGIDYGSGGNYLIHLRNSKECDSLIELNLTVRPMETINLDTGICEGSFLAIGNKNFSQPGIYRINLFNQFGCDSTINLNLTLFSKTVSDFEKNICRGETLSIWSRQFFLPGIYQIKLTNSLGCDSLINFTLYEAYPINVHIDTVICYGTGLKIGNQYFDKSESYYYQGKSYRGCDSTFSLKLEVLNKISILDSLHNNLCQGDSSGRILLTVAGGKPPYNYYWNDGSKISDRQALKAGQYKVTITDAVGCEILKEIELRDPECFCFNISTEDGNCENFSKGNLSIVKLGGGKEPLNYFLNSEPSNLLNNRIIDLKSGSYQLDIVDANGCSFSKDFKIDYDNNSRKKFPEDSVWVFVGDSIFPEFYYLDTNGIDFQWSGNGLMHCRDCKRTSLIAQPGINEYHVVAVDENGCEYEYSLIVSAKQNFFVPNVFSPNGDLQNDYFNLYSDPSIELIDLLQIYDRWGGRIFESRGGHPNSPNGAWFGESQELPVNPGVYVYLLKFRDKTGKVYLLSGDVTLVR, encoded by the coding sequence ATGTTATTCTCATTTTTTTATTATTCAATATTTTCCATTTTTTTAACCTCACAAGGGCAATTTTTAATTCCGGAGATTTGCGATAATGCTTTGGATGATGATGGAGATGGGCTTATAGACTTAAACGATCCGGATTGCAAGTGTTATGGTATTGTGGATACTATTTTTATACCTTCCTCATTGATTCCCAATCCTTCCTTTGAAGATTATATTAATTGTCCAGATACAGTCGCGCAGTTAGACCGTTGCCGCTCATGGATTCAGGCTTCTTCCGCGACTTCTGATTATTACCATACATGTGGATTTACCTCTGATGTGGTGCGTGGAAAGCCACCACAGCCTCTTCCTGCAGGAAACGGGTATGTTGGTTTTCTCGACATTCAGGACTTTGCCGGACGGGGACGGTATAAAGAATATGTTGGTGCGTGTCTAACCACTCCGATGTTACCCGGTAAAGAGTATACCTTAAGTTTTTGGATTGGTTTTGGAACTCCGGGAACGCAAGCTCTAGGAAATGTTTTTGTAGGTCCCAGGAGAACTTTTAATATGGGCATTTTTGCAAGCAGTGACTGCACGAATTTACCATTTGGCGGCCCCTTTGGAAATTGGCTCTGTCCAACTGCATATCCGGGTTGGTTTGAAATGACCAGAGTTAGCCTCACCGGAAGAAATGCATGGATCAAAACTACCGTTAAATTGAGGCCAAGTGTTAAAGTCGAAACTCTTGTACTTGGACCAGCTTGCGCAGCAACTGATGGAACCTATTATTATTGGTTAGATGAGTTGATTTTGGAGGAATCCACCAAATTTGATTCACTGTATTTTGCAATTAGCGGGAATCCATGTTCTGATACCGTGATATTAAAATCCAATAGCGTTAAATTGCCAAAAATTACGCACCAATGGTATAAGGACGGGGTAGCAATTCCAGGTGCCAATGAAGTTGATTTAGCTATCCCCAAAGGAGAAGAAGGTAGGTATCTGTTGAGGGCTTTTGACGGTAAAGATTGTGAACTCAGTAATTATTATGATTATGAAGTGGACACGTCCTTTACCTTTCTTGACTCAACGATTTGTGCGGGTAATTCTGTGAAGGTTGCAGCTTATGAGTTTGATACTAATGGAGTTTATAAGGTTGTACTCCCTAATTATAGGGGTTGTGACAGCATCATAGAATTAAACCTTAAAGTAAATAATACAGCTTATGGTAAATTAGATACTGCTATTTGCATAGGTAGTTATTTGGAAATTCAAGGAGAAAGATACGATCAATCAGGGTCATATGGAATACCATTAATCTCACATAATTTATGTGACAGTGTACTTGTTCTGAACTTGAAGGTCGTTAATCAATTTAATGCAACATTGGATACTTTAATTTGTGAAGGGGAAGGTGTATTGATTGATGGAGTAAATTATAATAAAGAAGGCAACTACCAGATAAAACTTTTGTCCGTCAGTGGATGTGATAGTCTAATAGATCTAAACATTAGAATTAAGACACTCAAATTTACAAATGTAAATTACCAGATTTGTTCAGGAGATTCACTGACTGTAAATAATGAAGTAATAAAAATGACCGGACTCTATCAGTATGTTTTTGATTCATATTTAGGGTGCGACAGTATAGTCAATATTTCCGTCGTCGTGAATTCCAATAGTTATTGGAAGATTGACACCAACTTGTGTTCAGGAGAATTAATCAGAATTGGAGGAATCGATTATGGTTCTGGAGGAAATTATTTAATTCATTTAAGAAATAGTAAAGAATGTGATAGTTTGATTGAATTGAATTTAACCGTCCGACCTATGGAAACTATTAATTTGGATACTGGAATCTGTGAAGGAAGTTTTCTTGCGATTGGAAATAAAAATTTTAGTCAGCCTGGGATTTATAGAATTAATTTATTTAATCAATTTGGTTGCGACAGTACTATTAATCTTAACTTGACTCTATTTAGTAAGACAGTATCTGATTTTGAAAAAAATATATGCAGAGGGGAAACTCTTAGTATCTGGTCCCGTCAATTCTTCTTACCTGGAATCTATCAGATTAAATTAACAAATTCTTTGGGTTGTGACAGTTTGATAAATTTTACATTATATGAAGCATACCCAATAAATGTACATATAGATACGGTCATTTGTTATGGTACAGGATTAAAAATCGGCAATCAGTATTTTGATAAAAGTGAATCCTATTATTATCAGGGCAAAAGTTACCGAGGTTGCGATTCAACTTTTAGTTTGAAATTGGAAGTATTAAACAAAATTAGCATTCTTGATTCCTTGCACAATAATTTATGCCAGGGAGATTCAAGTGGAAGAATTTTGTTGACTGTAGCTGGAGGAAAACCACCTTATAATTATTACTGGAATGATGGAAGCAAAATAAGTGATAGACAGGCCCTCAAAGCCGGTCAATACAAGGTGACAATCACGGATGCGGTTGGTTGTGAAATATTGAAGGAAATTGAATTGCGCGATCCTGAATGCTTTTGTTTTAATATTTCCACGGAAGATGGCAATTGCGAAAATTTCTCAAAGGGTAACTTGTCAATTGTGAAGCTAGGCGGTGGAAAAGAACCGTTGAATTATTTTCTCAATTCAGAGCCAAGTAATCTCCTTAATAATAGAATTATTGATCTTAAATCCGGGTCATATCAATTAGACATTGTGGATGCTAATGGGTGTAGCTTTAGTAAAGATTTTAAGATCGACTACGATAATAATAGCCGAAAGAAATTTCCAGAAGACAGTGTATGGGTTTTTGTTGGGGATAGTATATTTCCCGAATTTTATTATCTGGATACCAACGGAATTGATTTCCAATGGAGTGGAAATGGATTAATGCACTGTAGAGACTGTAAGAGAACCTCTTTAATAGCACAACCTGGTATAAATGAGTATCATGTCGTAGCTGTGGATGAAAATGGTTGTGAATACGAATACAGTCTGATAGTTTCGGCTAAGCAAAATTTCTTTGTCCCTAATGTATTTAGTCCAAATGGTGATCTTCAAAACGACTATTTTAATCTGTACAGTGACCCAAGTATCGAATTGATAGACCTATTACAAATATATGACCGATGGGGTGGGAGGATTTTTGAAAGTCGAGGAGGACATCCTAATAGTCCAAATGGTGCGTGGTTCGGAGAATCCCAGGAATTACCTGTTAATCCGGGAGTTTATGTCTATTTGTTGAAATTCAGAGATAAGACTGGGAAGGTATATTTGTTGTCTGGAGATGTCACGCTTGTCAGATAA
- a CDS encoding DMT family protein — protein MKSLYTILLLAMANVFMTLAWYGHLRLNDVTTLQKWGLSGLILFSWGIAFFEYCLQVPANKIGYDGNGGPFSLFQLKIIQEIITLSVFVLFALLFFKTETFTKNYMISFICIIAAVYFAFKK, from the coding sequence ATGAAATCATTATATACCATTTTACTTCTGGCCATGGCCAATGTCTTTATGACCTTAGCCTGGTATGGCCATTTGAGACTAAATGATGTAACAACTTTACAAAAATGGGGTCTCTCAGGTCTGATTCTGTTTTCCTGGGGGATTGCCTTTTTTGAGTATTGCCTTCAAGTACCTGCTAATAAAATTGGATATGATGGTAATGGTGGACCATTTTCATTGTTTCAATTAAAAATAATCCAGGAAATCATCACCTTAAGTGTTTTTGTTTTGTTTGCCTTATTATTCTTTAAGACAGAGACCTTCACTAAAAATTATATGATTAGTTTTATTTGTATCATTGCTGCAGTCTATTTTGCTTTCAAGAAATAA